Genomic segment of Arachis hypogaea cultivar Tifrunner chromosome 11, arahy.Tifrunner.gnm2.J5K5, whole genome shotgun sequence:
ATAACTAAAACAACTAAATGAAATGTGAtgtaaataaatttctaataatTACAGTAGCAGATAAATTAGAATTTTCTAtgatcattaaaaatattatataaataaatttctaataatTACAGTataagataaataagaattttctatgatcattaaaaatattattttacaatAGCATTATTATCATTCTACATAAAAGTGCTCAATAGTATTCATGACGACCAATAATTATCTTTCTATAATTGTTAAATGTTTTAAGGTattcacacacatacacacacacaggTGAAATGTATTTTCAATTTGATTGAATTGTATACttagttataaacttataatgaATTTGGTTCTTGACTCGATATTTTGTTGACATTTGAATTAACTTAATATACTATTCAGAAATATAAATGATAAACAAATTAATATAAGTATATATTAGTTTGTAAAGTATAACAACAAAGTAAAACTGTCTTCCAATACCCTTTAGAACATGCCACTACTTAATACTAATTTTATTACATATGTTATTTGTGTTTAGTCATAATTATTCAGATCTACCGATaccttttatgaaaaaaaaaacaataaaataaaaaatccctacTTATGAACgaaaagaaataaagaatcaTCTTAGGACTTATGTGTATGCGTGTAaagatttaaacttttattatatGCATTAGAACAAGTATAGAAGCTAAAACACTTACTTGATTGTTGAAAAGGGGTACAGGAAATGACGTTGACTGATTAGAAAAGCTTTCAAGCTCATCCAAATGTTGTAAAGTCAGAGAATGGAGCCTTGGAAACTGAATGGTTTCACCAGTTTCGCCATTCATCGCAATTGCATCACCATCGTCAAACACTACTTCTTTCATAAGATTGCATTGAGAAACTTCGAGCTCTGAAAGATGAGACATGCCTTTAAGCATGGAAACAGAGATAAGGTATTTCACTTTATTACAATTTTCAACTTTGATGGCTTGGAGCTTGGCAAAGGAATTAATTGCAAGTGGCCCATGACAAATTTTCTCCATCTTACTGAGATTCTGAATCACCAGTTTTTCCAAGTTTTGAAATGGTGTTGGAATACGAGTTCTCTCTGTAAAATCAATGATGTGCTTAATTATGGCATTATTTTGGACATGGAGGTGCTTCAGTTGAGGAAACCCATCTCCATTCAATTGATAGAGTAGATTCCGAATGCCTCCAACTTCATCCAAATACAAATTTTCAGCTCTTCTAATCAATCCTTTGATCCCATGCTCCAAGTGAATATTGGTGCCAAGCTtgagcttcaatgttttcaatgTGGGATCTTCAATATCAGCCCATTCCCAGATGTCTCCAATAACAATTTTGAACCTTTCTAATTTATCAAATATCAAGTCTCTTGGCAACATCCGTGCCTCTTGTATTTGTAACTCTAGAGCTGTTAGGTTTGACAATTGTCGAAGTTCATCGAGGCTGGCATTTTCATTTTGATCGTATGGATTCTCAACCGCCCACTTAATGGAGGTATTGCCCATGTATAACTCCTCCAATTTGATCAAGCTTGATATGATGCCTGGTGGGATGATTTCAATTCCAGAATGACTCAAATCAAGCATTTTTAAACGAGTCAATTTCCCTATTTCTCTTGAAAGTTTCATCATGGATGACTTCCAGAGACTGagtatttctaaattttttaaagctCCTACTGCATCAATATTTCCCAGAATACATTGATCCAAACACAAAGTTTTAAGattagttaagaaaagaaaagaagtgggCAGTGAAGCTAAGTTCAAGCCTGTTAAATCTAAAACTTCAAGGATTTTTGTTCCCTCAAAAAAGGAATTAGGGACTTCTAGAGATAGATCAAATTTACACAAATAGAGAAATTTTAGATTGTGATTATCTAACTTTTCAGGAAGCTCGCGGAAACCACCTTGGAACAAAATGATTTGGGAGCACTCGCTAAGAATATCCATTGGTGGAAATTCTTTCAAATCATCTCTGTATTTAGCTAATATGTGATGATCTCTAAGGGCTATGGAAATAGCTACTTCACGAACAACATCATGCATTTTGACCGTTGTTGTGCTTGTGCCATCTTCTACTAACAAACAGGATGCCTTTAATGCACTTATCATGTTGTGAAGTCTATCTCTGGCACCTTCCATTGTATTTGTATTGCTGAATATACCTAGACCCATTCCATATTTGAATAGGTAATCAATTGTAATATATTCACCAATTGTTGCACAGAGCAAGAAAAGAGCTTTCATTTCATAGCCTCTTAGCCTTTTATAACTTAACTCCAAAGCTGAGTAAGTTATCTCCTGCAATTGTTCATCCCCAAACTTTTCTAATTGGTTCAATGTATCTTTCCACACATGAATGTTTTGATCTCTCAATGACTTCGCTGTAGTAACTATGAGAATAGGCAATCCTCCACACCTTTTTGCCAATCGGAATGCAACTCCATGCTTGTCTGGTTCTCTGTCTAAATTATCAGCTTCAGATTTGAACAAGCTCCATGATTCTTCTTCATTTAAAACGTCTAGTCTAAAATGCTCTTTCTTGACCCCCATCTGCCGTAGCAAATCTAAATTTCTAGAAGTCATCAATATTTTGCAACCACTATGTTCTTCCTCAGAGGGAATGCCTACTTTTTTCAACTCAAAGGCTTCATAAATATTATCCAATATGAGAAGGATAGTTTTCTCCCGTTTGATTCTCTCCCGTAGGAGATTTAATCTAACACCAATAGTTTGCGCTTCAAAAGAACGAAGACCCAACTTAGCAGCTATCTTCTCTTG
This window contains:
- the LOC112720181 gene encoding disease resistance protein At4g27190, whose product is MEILISLAGKVADYTVGAIGRQFSYVIFYKANFKELSDRVTDLEGKRDETKHRVQNERRDLKKIEGRVLKWLDDADEAIGKANQLQNDPGHAKVGCSRWPFPNVVARHQLSRKATKVAKNVADVHGEWNFPEVAYVLEPDIASTSIPSSSKNFESRKSIQDNVMHALRDRKVSMVGVYGFGGVGKTTLVDEVARIAEKENMFDSVVTIYKTLDIKTVQEKIAAKLGLRSFEAQTIGVRLNLLRERIKREKTILLILDNIYEAFELKKVGIPSEEEHSGCKILMTSRNLDLLRQMGVKKEHFRLDVLNEEESWSLFKSEADNLDREPDKHGVAFRLAKRCGGLPILIVTTAKSLRDQNIHVWKDTLNQLEKFGDEQLQEITYSALELSYKRLRGYEMKALFLLCATIGEYITIDYLFKYGMGLGIFSNTNTMEGARDRLHNMISALKASCLLVEDGTSTTTVKMHDVVREVAISIALRDHHILAKYRDDLKEFPPMDILSECSQIILFQGGFRELPEKLDNHNLKFLYLCKFDLSLEVPNSFFEGTKILEVLDLTGLNLASLPTSFLFLTNLKTLCLDQCILGNIDAVGALKNLEILSLWKSSMMKLSREIGKLTRLKMLDLSHSGIEIIPPGIISSLIKLEELYMGNTSIKWAVENPYDQNENASLDELRQLSNLTALELQIQEARMLPRDLIFDKLERFKIVIGDIWEWADIEDPTLKTLKLKLGTNIHLEHGIKGLIRRAENLYLDEVGGIRNLLYQLNGDGFPQLKHLHVQNNAIIKHIIDFTERTRIPTPFQNLEKLVIQNLSKMEKICHGPLAINSFAKLQAIKVENCNKVKYLISVSMLKGMSHLSELEVSQCNLMKEVVFDDGDAIAMNGETGETIQFPRLHSLTLQHLDELESFSNQSTSFPVPLFNNQVSFPNLDTLKLSSLNLNKIWKDNRHSFYKLRNLIVENCDGLKYLFSSTMVESFSNLIELEISECHLMEEIIATEDRDNNIVTLKEGWILQIANNYLEGHEEFEENMAQ